The following coding sequences are from one Treponema parvum window:
- the rplQ gene encoding 50S ribosomal protein L17 — protein MNHKNGFNPLSRTTAHRRAMSRNMVTSLFRFERITTTKSKALEVRKAAERIITRGKEDTVHNRRQVAKFVQDEKILNKLFTDIGPRMKDRNGGYTRILKIGFRQGDAADMVILELVDYKLDTEAEAKKAEKKAAKAEKAAAPAEKAGDKTEAAPKAKAKKEPAAKKTGGGSAAAEKKPAPKAKAPKAEKKPSDGKGEK, from the coding sequence GCTTTCACGCACGACAGCCCATCGCCGTGCCATGTCACGGAATATGGTAACGTCTCTCTTTAGATTTGAACGTATTACCACAACAAAGTCGAAAGCTTTGGAAGTGCGAAAGGCTGCAGAAAGAATTATCACACGCGGAAAAGAAGACACGGTTCATAACCGCCGTCAGGTTGCGAAATTCGTACAGGACGAAAAGATCCTGAACAAATTGTTCACCGATATAGGTCCGCGCATGAAGGATCGCAACGGCGGATATACGCGCATTTTAAAAATAGGTTTCCGCCAAGGCGACGCCGCGGATATGGTCATTCTTGAATTGGTAGACTACAAGCTTGATACTGAAGCCGAAGCGAAAAAAGCGGAAAAAAAGGCTGCCAAGGCTGAAAAAGCCGCCGCACCCGCTGAAAAGGCGGGCGACAAGACTGAAGCAGCTCCGAAAGCAAAGGCCAAAAAAGAACCGGCTGCAAAAAAAACCGGCGGCGGATCTGCAGCAGCGGAAAAGAAGCCGGCTCCGAAAGCTAAGGCTCCTAAAGCGGAAAAGAAACCTTCCGACGGGAAAGGGGAAAAGTAA